GGCATGCTGACTAAGCCAGCCCACACGTTCTCCGCGTTGCAGGCCGCTCTCATGGCCGCATCGGCGGGTTCTTTCTCCAACCTCGTGGATGAGGACTTCATCCTGGATAAGCGCGTTGAAGGCGGTATGCAGTCGGTATCGCTCACGCTCGCTGAGCACCTGGGGGAGGACGTGTTCCTCGGCAGCCCGGTGCGTGAACTCGAATGGGCCACCCCAGACCCATCGACCGCCGATGAGCTCAACAAGATTGCCGCCGATGTGCGCAACGGCGTTGAAAACGGTGTGCTCGGCCCGGTGACCGCGGTCTCCGATAAGGTCACCGTCAACGCGAAAGCCGCAGTACTCGCGGTACCGCCGAACCTGTACAACCGCATCCAGTTCGTTCCGCCGCTGCCACGCGAACAGCAGGTAGCCCACCAGCACATCTCGATGGGCCTGGTCATCAAGGTTCACGCGGTCTACGAGACCCCGTTCTGGCGTGAAGAAGGCCTCTCCGGTACCGGCTTCGGCGGCGGCCGCCTGGTTCAGGAGGTCTACGACAACACCAACTACGGCAAGAACTTCGCCGGCGGAACCAGCGGGGAAGAAGACACGAACGGAACCCTCGTCGGCTTCGTCTCCGACGTCTATGCCGAAGAGATGTGGGCGCTGCCTGCAGAGGAACGCAAGCAGCGGATCCTGTCTGCGATGGCTGACTACCTTGGCCCGAAGACCATGGAACCGATCGCGTTCTACCTCTCCGACATGGCGGCAGAGGAATGGACCCGCGGCGCATACGCAACCAGCTATGACCT
The Pseudoglutamicibacter albus DNA segment above includes these coding regions:
- a CDS encoding flavin monoamine oxidase family protein, which codes for MTNAQNPTIDRDVVVIGAGPAGLMAAYTLKKAGKSVAVLEARERVGGRTWNGKVAGTDGKEHFIEIGGQWISPDQTRLTELVEELGLNTFPRYREGTSIYVDPEGNRHEYTGDRLPVKESTNKEMDKLIDLMNSVAEEVGATEPWAAERAAELDSISFKDFLAQHTDDQEAIDNVSIYVASGMLTKPAHTFSALQAALMAASAGSFSNLVDEDFILDKRVEGGMQSVSLTLAEHLGEDVFLGSPVRELEWATPDPSTADELNKIAADVRNGVENGVLGPVTAVSDKVTVNAKAAVLAVPPNLYNRIQFVPPLPREQQVAHQHISMGLVIKVHAVYETPFWREEGLSGTGFGGGRLVQEVYDNTNYGKNFAGGTSGEEDTNGTLVGFVSDVYAEEMWALPAEERKQRILSAMADYLGPKTMEPIAFYLSDMAAEEWTRGAYATSYDLGGLSRWGHLQNQPTGPIFYACSDIAAEGYQHVDGAVRMGEAAARAILEAR